CGTTGATGGCAGTGCCGATGCGCGGCGAGCCGTGCTGGCGGCACACCTGCGCCTCCAGCAGGAAGCGGCTCTCGGTGAAGTATTCACCGTCCAGCACGTCGGCCAGCTGCTGCTGCGCGTTGTCGGGGTCGAGATCGGTCAGGAAGCCGAGGTTGCCGCGGTTAATGCCGATCACCTTAATATCGTAGCGCGCCAGCACCCGTGCGGCACCGAGCATATTGCCGTCGCCGCCCACTACCACCGCCAGATCCGCCTGGCGGCCGATCTCGGCCAGGGTGCCGGTGGCAACGCCGCTCAGTTTCAATTCGCGGGCGATCTGTTGCTCCACGATCACCTGATAGCCGCGCGCGGTCAGCCAGCGCCAGAGCATTTCATGGGTGGTGAGCGCGGTAGGGTGGCGCGGGTGGCCGACGATCCCGATGCAGTTGAACGGATTATTCATGTTGCTGGCGTTCCTTACGAGGAAAAGTCCCCCGGTAATGTAACTGGTTCCCTTGAAACCGCGATTCTGATCCCCATAATAAGCCAACCAGCGACATGATTATGCACAAACGCGGAGAAATTCATGAGTAGTAAAGAACAGAACACACCAAACGAGCAAGTCTCAGACGATATCGAGATGGAGCAGGCGCAAACCCAGGACGCAGAGACGGCAGCAGAAGGCGTGGATCCGCGTGATGAGCGTATCGCTGAGCTGGAAGCACAGCTGGCGATCTCCCAGGGCGGCGTGCGTGAAGCACAGCTGCGTGCCCAGGCCGAGATCGAAAACATCCGCCGCCGCACCGAGCAGGACGTGGAGAAAGCCCACAAGTTCGCGCTGGAGAAGTTCGCGAACGAACTGCTGCCGGTGATCGACAGCCTCGAGCGCGCGCTGGAAGTGGCCGATAAGACCAATCCTGAGCTGGCTTCAATGATCGAAGGTATCGACCTGACCATGAAGTCGCTGCTGGGCGCGGTGCGCAAGTTTGGCGTGGAAGTGGTCGGTGACGTGCACGTGCCGTTTAACCCGGACGTTCACCAGGCGATGTCGATGATGGAATCGGAAGAGGTTGCCCCGAACCACGTGCTGATGGTGATGCAGCGTGGCTATACCCTGAACGGTCGCCTGCTGCGCCCGGCCATGGTGGCGGTCTCGAAGGCCAAGGCCTGATGACGCCCCCTCCCGCCGCCCGGCGGGAGGGACGATCCCGGGTTGGCCGTACGGCCAGCCCGGTTGATAAATCCCTGGTACGATGGGCTAACGTCCTGACCGACGATTGGCGATATCCATGTGCGACGGACTGATGTCCAGCCGTCAAGGTGGATAACACCCGAGTGACAGGGCTGATGCCCAACTCAACGGTTGTGCTCTGCTCCGGCTAACCTCAGCCGTGCGCTGCTTCCACCTTAAACACGCGGATCGCCTGCGACAGCTGTGCCGCCTGCTCCTGCATCGAGTGTGCCGCCGCCGCGGACTCATTGACCAGCGCCGCATTCTGCTGGGTGACCTGATCCATCTGCACGATCGCCTTATTGATCTCATCAATGCCGCTGCTTTGCTCGGCGCTGGCGCTGGAGATCTCCGCCATAATCGCCGTGACGTTGTTAACGCTGGCCAGCACCTCATCCATGGTTGAGCCGGCGGTCGCCACCTGGCGGCCACCCTGATCCACTTTCGCCACCGAATCTTCGATCAGCTGCGCAATCTCTTTCGCCGCCGAGGCCGAGCGCTGCGCCAGGCTACGCACTTCTGAGGCCACCACGGCAAAGCCGCGGCCCTGTTCGCCGGCGCGCGCCGCTTCCACCGCCGCGTTCAGCGCGAGGATATTGGTCTGGAAGGCGATGCCGTCAATCACGCTGATGATATCGACGATCTTGCGCGACGAGCCGTTAATCATCTCCATGGTGCTGACCACCTGACGCACGGCGTCGCCGCTGGCGGTGGCGACCTGAGAGGCCTGCGCCGCCAGCGTGTTAGCCTGGCGGGCGTTGTCGGCGTTGAGCCTGACCGTGGCGGTCATCTGCTCCATCGCTGAGGCGGTCTCTTCCAGCGAGCTGGCCTGCTGCTCGGTGCGGGAGGAGAGGTCCAGATTGCCGGCGGAGATCTGGCCGGAGGCGGTCGCGATCAGGTCGGTGCCGGAGCGCACTTCGCTGACGATCTGCAGCAGGTTTGCGTTCATATTTTTCAGCGCCTGCATCAGCTGGCCGGTTTCATCCGCCGAGTGCACGGTAATGGTGGTGCGCAGATCGCCGGCGGCGACGTTCTCCGCCACCGTCACCGCTTCTCGCAGCGGGCGTACGATCGAACGTGTCAGGAACACGCCCAGCAGCACGGCGGCGA
This portion of the Erwinia sp. E602 genome encodes:
- a CDS encoding methyl-accepting chemotaxis protein; the protein is MSFVKNMRVGARLGAAFGLVILLLIIVSATAVNKINHINQTIDSIVNDRYAKVRLAFEVRDGVNDQIKFLRGLVLDTGNEAGNNKRFAQMEQSIARTNAAIDRIATLQTSVVGKKKIQAVKDAAASYDIARDQLAVLVRSGDVAAAKEFVLRSITTSQNAFLDVVVSFADSQSQQLQQEGKTAVADAGTAIKVTLFFSAMAIIAAVLLGVFLTRSIVRPLREAVTVAENVAAGDLRTTITVHSADETGQLMQALKNMNANLLQIVSEVRSGTDLIATASGQISAGNLDLSSRTEQQASSLEETASAMEQMTATVRLNADNARQANTLAAQASQVATASGDAVRQVVSTMEMINGSSRKIVDIISVIDGIAFQTNILALNAAVEAARAGEQGRGFAVVASEVRSLAQRSASAAKEIAQLIEDSVAKVDQGGRQVATAGSTMDEVLASVNNVTAIMAEISSASAEQSSGIDEINKAIVQMDQVTQQNAALVNESAAAAHSMQEQAAQLSQAIRVFKVEAAHG
- the grpE gene encoding nucleotide exchange factor GrpE is translated as MSSKEQNTPNEQVSDDIEMEQAQTQDAETAAEGVDPRDERIAELEAQLAISQGGVREAQLRAQAEIENIRRRTEQDVEKAHKFALEKFANELLPVIDSLERALEVADKTNPELASMIEGIDLTMKSLLGAVRKFGVEVVGDVHVPFNPDVHQAMSMMESEEVAPNHVLMVMQRGYTLNGRLLRPAMVAVSKAKA
- the nadK gene encoding NAD(+) kinase, whose translation is MNNPFNCIGIVGHPRHPTALTTHEMLWRWLTARGYQVIVEQQIARELKLSGVATGTLAEIGRQADLAVVVGGDGNMLGAARVLARYDIKVIGINRGNLGFLTDLDPDNAQQQLADVLDGEYFTESRFLLEAQVCRQHGSPRIGTAINEVVLHPGKVAHMIEFEVYIDEIFAFSQRSDGLIISTPTGSTAYSLSAGGPILSPTLDAIALVPMFPHTLSARPLVINSSSTIRLRFSHMRSDLEISCDSQIALPIQEGEDVLIRRSDYHLNLIHPKNYSYFNTLSSKLGWSKKSF